Proteins encoded within one genomic window of Clupea harengus chromosome 10, Ch_v2.0.2, whole genome shotgun sequence:
- the gtpbp6 gene encoding putative GTP-binding protein 6 isoform X2, with amino-acid sequence MEVQQRLLKERELKIRATLERLRRKRHLLRSQRKNKDFPSVSVMGYTNCGKTTLIKALTGDAGLQPKDQLFATLDVTVHAGQLPSRMTVLYVDTIGFLSQLPHQLIDSFSATLEDVVHSDLLIHVRDISHPETAYQKANVLNVLKNLQIPDRLMNSIIEVHNKVDLISEYEPTEPDCLPISALKELGLEDLRQKVEEGIVKSTGKQIMSLKVDLSSPQLGWLYKEAAVQEVDDGGDDCIATVKVIISGAAYGRYRKLFLNT; translated from the exons ATGGAGGTTCAGCAAAGgcttctgaaagagagagagctgaagatCCGTGCGACTCTGGAGCGCCTGAGGCGGAAGAGGCACCTCCTCCGCTCCCAGCGCAAAAACAAAGACTTCCCCTCCGTCTCTGTCATGGGATACACCAACTGTG GGAAGACCACTCTCATCAAAGCCCTGACGGGTGATGCTGGCCTCCAGCCCAAAGACCAGCTCTTCGCCACCCTGGATGTCACGGTCCATGCTGGCCAGTTGCCCAGTCGCATGACTGTCCTGTATGTGGACACCATTGGCTTCCTGTCCCAGCTACCTCATCAGCTCATTGACTCCTTCTCTGCTACTCTGGAGGACGTGGTCCATTCG GACCTCCTTATTCACGTCCGAGACATCAGCCATCCGGAGACAGCGTACCAGAAGGCAAATGTGTTAAACGTCCTGAAGAACCTGCAGATCCCGGACAGACTCATGAACTCTATCATAGAAGTCCACAACAAAGTTGATCTCATCAGCGA GTATGAACCCACTGAGCCTGACTGCTTGCCAATCTCAGCACTGAAGGAACTCGGCCTGGAGGATCTGAGACagaaggtggaggagggaaTAGTGAAATCCACAGGGAAACAAATCATGTCCCTGAAAGTGGACCTTAGTAGCCCTCAGCTGGG ATGGCTTTACAAAGAGGCGGCCGTGCAGGAAGTGGATGACGGAGGAGATGACTGCATCGCCACTGTCAAGGTCATCATCAGCGGGGCGGCATATGGTCGCTACaggaagctgttcctgaacacTTGA
- the jade3 gene encoding protein Jade-3, whose product MKRLRCSSSSDSSDNESPSTSFSSNKYGSKPGTPASNPKKPAEVFRKDLISAMKLPDSHHVSPEDYYLLADTWRQEWEKGVQVPASPDTILHPSLRAIAEKPKELLYSRPRKYIQCWSQDSADTGYVNINELAEAMCRYDLDDMDLYWLRELNGELVLMGEMPVDELTMERAMEALERQCHENMNYAIETEEGLGIEYDEDVICDVCRSPDSEEGNDMVFCDKCNICVHQACYGIVKVPDGNWLCRTCVLGINPQCLLCPTKGGAMKATRAGTKWAHVSCALWIPEVSIACPERMEPITKVSHIPPSRWALICSLCKTKTGACIQCSVKNCTIPFHVTCAFEHSLEMKTILDEGDEVKFKSYCLKHSKPKDGEPGLSPARPKPPTETEKVGLRAQKLLELEEEFFSLVQPCKLAQELGLSEALVDFIFQYWKLKRKSSYNRPLLPPKEEEENLLLQPQEDSIHTRMRMFMHLRQDLERVRNLCYMVSRREKLKLSQSKAQEQIFNLHVKLINQELCAGLPVSIPVESLLFRPPPRITLKLKMPKLSLGNGKGCSKSGNGPLCPDNSGNLYNRVGGGMGQGKPQLHHGRVRKEGRTNGLMPVMAHSHREGGTSSGPTLPVKPSGKPLALHAALQGHSSGGKGKGDQDWSRPPAPPKSNGFLEKSATVGQRDTSCQTPSEPDARDEVVSTGGKGAAFRKSTMEHFSRSFKEATVSLVRTTEDLRGLDKASRKGSSSAKERLWVKPAGERRAESDGYCPDLELSDSESEAKGKKRQRPGRAQAGSSPAGGDSGKGGGKGGGGGRAKVSLGSRTSKVQR is encoded by the exons ATGAAACGTCTCAGGTGTTCAAGCAGCAGTGACAGCTCTGACAATGAGA GTCCTTCGACCTCCTTTTCCTCCAACAAGTATGGGAGCAAACCTGGAACCCCCGCTTCCAACCCTAAGAAACCGGCAGAG GTGTTCAGAAAAGACCTGATCAGCGCCATGAAGCTGCCCGACTCCCACCATGTCTCCCCGGAAGACTACTACCTGCTGGCCGACACCTGGAGACAGGAGTGGGAGAAGGGGGTACAGGTGCCCGCCAGCCCCGACACCATCCTCCACCCCTCACTCAG GGCCATTGCCGAGAAGCCAAAGGAGCTGCTGTACTCCAGGCCAAGGAAGTACATCCAATGCTGGAGCCAGGACTCAGCGGATACGGGCTACGTCAACATCAATGAGCTGGCTGAAGCCATGTGTCGCTACGACCTGGACGACATGGACCTCTACTGGCTGAGGGAGTTGAACGGGGAGCTGGTCCTAATGG GGGAGATGCCCGTTGACGAGCTGACGATGGAGCGTGCCATGGAGGCCCTGGAGAGGCAGTGCCACGAGAACATGAACTATGCCATCGAGACCGAGGAGGGGCTGGGCATCGAGTACGACGAGGACGTCATCTGTGACGTGTGCCGCTCCCCCGACAGCGAGGAGGGCAACGACATGGTGTTCTGTGACAAGTGCAACATCTGTGTGCACCAG GCGTGCTACGGTATCGTGAAAGTCCCCGATGGGAACTGGCTCTGCAGAACCTGTGTGCTCGGCATCAATCCCCAGTGCCTACTGTGCCCCACAAAGGGGGGCGCCATGAAGGCCACTCGAGCGGGCACAAAGTGGGCACACGTCAGCTGCGCACTCTGGATCCCAGAG GTGAGCATTGCCTGTCCAGAAAGGATGGAGCCCATCACCAAAGTCTCTCACATTCCTCCCAGCCGCTGGGCCCTCATATGCAGCCTCTGCAAGACAAAGACTGGAGCCTGCATACAG TGCTCAGTGAAGAACTGCACCATTCCCTTCCACGTGACCTGTGCCTTCGAGCACAGCCTGGAGATGAAGACCATCCTGGACGAGGGCGACGAGGTCAAGTTCAAGTCCTACTGCCTGAAGCACAGCAAGCCCAAAGACGGCGAACCGGGCCTGAGCCCGGCTCGGCCCAAGCCGCCCACCGAGACGGAGAAGGTGGGCCTGCGGGCCCAGAAGCtcctggagctggaggaggagttCTTCTCGCTGGTGCAGCCGTGCAAACTGGCCCAGGAGCTGGGCCTGTCGGAGGCCCTGGTGGACTTCATCTTCCAGTACTGGAagctgaagaggaagagcagctACAACAGGCCACTGCTGCCCcctaaagaggaggaggagaatctGCTCCTGCAGCCGCAAGAGGACAGCATCCACACGCGCATGCGCATGTTCATGCACCTGAGACAGGACCTGGAGAGG GTGAGGAACCTGTGCTACATGGTGAGTCGGCGGGAGAAACTGAAGCTGTCCCAGAGCAAAGCCCAGGAGCAGATCTTCAACCTGCACGTGAAGCTCATCAACCAGGAGCTGtgtgcag GCCTTCCGGTATCCATTCCAGTGGAGAGCTTGCTGTTCCGGCCTCCACCCCGAATCACACTGAAGCTTAAGATGCCCAAGCTGTCGCTAGGCAACGGCAAAGGCTGCTCCAAATCAGGCAACGGACCCCTGTGCCCAGACAACAGCGGCAACCTGTACAACAGAGTTGGTGGTGGGATGGGGCAGGGCAAACCCCAGCTCCACCACGGCCGGGTACGGAAAGAGGGGCGCACCAACGGCCTGATGCCCGTCATGGCGCACTCTCACCGGGAGGGTGGCACGAGCAGTGGCCCAACGCTGCCCGTCAAACCGTCTGGCAAACCGCTGGCGCTGCACGCGGCACTGCAAGGCCACTCATCCGGTGGGAAGGGGAAAGGGGACCAGGACTGGAGCCGACCGCCAGCACCGCCAAAGTCCAACGGCTTCTTGGAGAAGTCCGCTACGGTGGGCCAGAGGGACACGTCCTGCCAGACGCCCAGCGAGCCGGACGCTCGGGACGAGGTGGTGTCGACTGGGGGCAAAGGGGCGGCCTTTCGCAAATCCACCATGGAGCACTTCAGCAGGTCCTTCAAGGAGGCCACCGTCAGCCTGGTGCGGACCACAGAGGACCTGCGGGGCTTGGACAAGGCCTCCCGTAAGGGCTCCTCCTCGGCTAAAGAGCGGCTGTGGGTCAAGCCCGCTGGGGAGCGGCGGGCGGAAAGCGATGGCTACTGCCCTGACCTGGAACTGAGCGACTCCGAGTCGGAGGCCAAGGGCAAAAAGCGCCAGCGCCCAGGCAGGGCGCAGGCAGGCAGCAGCCCAGCGGGGGGGGACTCGGGTAAGGGTGGGGGCaagggtgggggcgggggccgGGCTAAAGTGTCACTGGGGTCTAGAACCTCAAAGGTGCAAAGGTGA
- the gtpbp6 gene encoding putative GTP-binding protein 6 isoform X1: protein MSLLANCLKGRVRTWSLELCYWNHGHLEKLRQPSMKINYANKLKLPCAAHIFTYTRHAGLKLGLNSRSFSSTCGVFKSNRHTTGHTNATEEDDDEGDEDAIGDGEVDELFQEFVPTAILDGDHRVFIVHPDVKWGSKKQHLTTAELQMAEAAGLVQTLQNWTVVDKVIMSTKTPEKRRIFGKGNFQTLTEKIRKTPGITAVFVNVERLPPPAERELQEAWGVKVFDRYTVVLHIFRRNARTKEAKLQISLAEIPLLRSRLKNEVANLDQQGGGSRYIMGSGETAMEVQQRLLKERELKIRATLERLRRKRHLLRSQRKNKDFPSVSVMGYTNCGKTTLIKALTGDAGLQPKDQLFATLDVTVHAGQLPSRMTVLYVDTIGFLSQLPHQLIDSFSATLEDVVHSDLLIHVRDISHPETAYQKANVLNVLKNLQIPDRLMNSIIEVHNKVDLISEYEPTEPDCLPISALKELGLEDLRQKVEEGIVKSTGKQIMSLKVDLSSPQLGWLYKEAAVQEVDDGGDDCIATVKVIISGAAYGRYRKLFLNT from the exons ATGAGCCTTCTTGCTAATTGCTTGAAGGGGAGAGTACGCACTTGGAGTTTGGAGTTGTGTTACTGGAATCATGGACATCTGGAGAAACTGCGGCAACCATCAATGAAAATAAACTATGcaaacaaactgaagttacCATGTGCAGCACACATATTCACGTATACGCGACATGCAGGTTTAAAGTTAGGCTTGAATTCCAGAAGTTTTTCCAGTACATGCGGCGTGTTTAAAAGCAACAGACACACGACAGGGCACACCAATGCAAcggaagaagatgatgatgaaggtgacgaGGATGCCATCGGAGATGGCGAAGTTGATGAACTTTTTCAGGAGTTTGTTCCAACAGCTATTTTGGATGGAGATCACAGAGTATTCATAGTGCATCCTGACGTGAAGTGGGGGAGTAAGAAGCAGCACCTGACCACAG CTGAACTGCAAATGGCGGAGGCAGCTGGTCTGGTTCAGACACTGCAAAACTGGACAGTGGTTGACAAGGTCATCATGTCTACAAAGACaccagagaagaggaggatatTTGGCAAAGGCAACTTTCAGACACTCACAG AAAAAATAAGGAAGACTCCTGGGATCACGGCTGTGTTCGTTAACGTGGAGCGTCTGCCTCCACCTGCAGAA AGAGAACTACAGGAGGCCTGGGGAGTGAAGGTGTTTGACAGATATACTGTAGTACTCCACATTTTCCGCCGCAATGCTCGCACTAAAGAGGCAAAACTTCAGATTTCTCTGGCTGAGATTCCCCTTCTAAG GTCACGTTTAAAGAATGAAGTGGCAAATCTCGACCAGCAAGGTGGAGGTTCAAGATATATCATGGGCTCAG GTGAGACAGCAATGGAGGTTCAGCAAAGgcttctgaaagagagagagctgaagatCCGTGCGACTCTGGAGCGCCTGAGGCGGAAGAGGCACCTCCTCCGCTCCCAGCGCAAAAACAAAGACTTCCCCTCCGTCTCTGTCATGGGATACACCAACTGTG GGAAGACCACTCTCATCAAAGCCCTGACGGGTGATGCTGGCCTCCAGCCCAAAGACCAGCTCTTCGCCACCCTGGATGTCACGGTCCATGCTGGCCAGTTGCCCAGTCGCATGACTGTCCTGTATGTGGACACCATTGGCTTCCTGTCCCAGCTACCTCATCAGCTCATTGACTCCTTCTCTGCTACTCTGGAGGACGTGGTCCATTCG GACCTCCTTATTCACGTCCGAGACATCAGCCATCCGGAGACAGCGTACCAGAAGGCAAATGTGTTAAACGTCCTGAAGAACCTGCAGATCCCGGACAGACTCATGAACTCTATCATAGAAGTCCACAACAAAGTTGATCTCATCAGCGA GTATGAACCCACTGAGCCTGACTGCTTGCCAATCTCAGCACTGAAGGAACTCGGCCTGGAGGATCTGAGACagaaggtggaggagggaaTAGTGAAATCCACAGGGAAACAAATCATGTCCCTGAAAGTGGACCTTAGTAGCCCTCAGCTGGG ATGGCTTTACAAAGAGGCGGCCGTGCAGGAAGTGGATGACGGAGGAGATGACTGCATCGCCACTGTCAAGGTCATCATCAGCGGGGCGGCATATGGTCGCTACaggaagctgttcctgaacacTTGA
- the LOC105895007 gene encoding ICOS ligand-like, giving the protein MSSCHFLAMTPRWFIALLLGLVRQGSSQDDDCTVGVIGESAVLPCTYDGRRNLPSSNISVQWRSETEEMFRRTWSQGLDDTTNMPDSNMPDSSRARMSTLAPQTRDFSMTLSDIVPPDSKNYSLHVSFDGEETSSVLCTTCLRVGAHFSFPVIQRDGPSLEDEPSLEDGPSLESETRFVCHTRGGYPQPTLHWLINATDSPALGAVRTYSEPLPDSELYNITSILTVSIAKHTPVACAVENHVLNETFSTTNWPEEDQFSPVVARASEAMWFFSTVLIVIVGLLVALGTIFQVKWDRERRRPRLHREDSDSEDTDIITVDLEHLEHLDSLPETDV; this is encoded by the exons ATGAGTAGCTGCCACTTCCTGGCAATGACACCAAGGTGGTTTATAGCCCTACTGCTGGGACTAGTCCGACAGGGCTCATCTCAAG ATGACGACTGCACTGTTGGAGTAATTGGAGAGTCTGCAGTCTTGCCATGCACTTATGACGGAAGACGTAACCTTCCCTCCTCCAACATCTCGGTGCAGTGGAGGAGCGAGACAGAGGAGATGTTCAGAAGGACGTGGAGTCAGGGACTGGATGACACAACGAACATGCCCGACTCGAACATGCCCGACTCCAGTAGGGCCAGAATGTCCACCCTCGCTCCGCAGACTCGCGACTTCTCTATGACGCTGTCTGACATTGTACCCCCTGACTCTAAAAACTACAGCCTCCACGTCTCATTCGATGGCGAAGAGACAAGCTCAGTGCTGTGTACAACATGTCTCAGGGTAGGAG CCCATTTCAGTTTTCCAGTTATACAGAGGGATGGACCAAGCCTGGAGGATGAACCAAGCCTGGAGGATGGACCAAGCCTGGAGAGCGAAACACGGTTTGTCTGCCACACTCGAGGTGGCTATCCCCAACCCACCCTTCACTGGCTCATCAACGCCACAGACAGCCCCGCCTTGGGTGCAGTAAGGACGTATTCAGAgcctctcccagactctgagcTCTACAACATAACTAGCATCCTGACTGTTAGCATCGCCAAGCACACCCCTGTGGCCTGTGCTGTTGAGAATCACGTACTCAACGAGACCTTTAGCACAACAAATT GGCCCGAGGAGGACCAGTTCAGTCCGGTGGTGGCTCGGGCCTCAGAGGCCATGTGGTTCTTCAGCACAGTGCTGATCGTGATCGTGGGCCTTCTGGTGGCTTTGGGAACCATCTTCCAGGTCAAGTGGGACCGCGAGAGAAGGAGGCCCCGTCTACATAGAG AAGACTCTGACAGTGAAGACACAGATATTATTACTGTGGACCTGGAACATCTGGAGCATCTGGACTCCCTGCCTGAGACTGATGTGTGA
- the si:dkey-66a8.7 gene encoding PI-PLC X domain-containing protein 1, giving the protein MDLTENDSNYGDWMSALSEELWDLPLSNLAIPGSHDTMSYCLDITSPLVRSESDTFRILDGLFYCVTRPAIYRWATTQEQGIVEQLTAGIRYFDLRIAHKPRDISNDLYFFHVIYTHVTVLDTLQEIASWLDSHPKEIVILACRNFEGLSEKLHEAFIYSLKRTFATKLCPRTEAVVTLRQLWNLKYQVVLSYDDQTAARHNELWPAIPYLWANQPTAEGLLDYLEWEKSLGRPDGFFVAGLNLTAGRCFITSNPNESLRSLSVKNWDSVREWLKEQMPGQGHSSLNIIAGDFVGLIPFCHLIIALNKKLISSQSW; this is encoded by the exons ATGGATTTGACTGAAAATGATTCAAACTACGGGGACTGGATGTCTGCTTTGTCCGAAGAGCTGTGGGACTTACCTCTGTCAAATCTCGCCATCCCAG GCAGTCATGATACCATGAGTTATTGTCTGGACATCACCTCACCTTTGGTTAGATCGGAGTCAGACACCTTTAGGATTTTGGATGGTCTCTTCTACTGTGTTACGCGACCTGCTATTTACAGATGGGCTACAACACAG GAACAAGGCATTGTCGAACAGCTCACAGCCGGCATCCGCTACTTCGACTTAAGGATAGCCCACAAACCTCGTGACATATCAAACGATCTGTACTTCTTTCacgtcatatacacacacgtaacagTCCTG GACACTCTGCAGGAAATTGCAAGCTGGCTTGACTCTCATCCCAAGGAGATTGTCATTTTAGCCTGCAGGAACTTTGAAGGGCTCAGTGAGAAACTCCACGAAGCGTTTATTTACTCTCTCAAGAGGACGTTTGCCACGAAACTGTGTCCCCGCACG GAGGCTGTGGTGACCCTTCGGCAGCTGTGGAACCTCAAGTACCAGGTGGTTCTGTCCTACGATGACCAGACAGCAGCGCGGCACAATGAGCTCTGGCCTGCCATCCCTTATCTGTGGGCGAACCAGCCGACGGCAGAGGGGCTGCTCGACTACCTAGAATGGGAGAAATCACTGGGACGCCCAG ACGGGTTCTTTGTGGCTGGCCTGAACCTGACAGCCGGTCGCTGTTTCATCACCTCCAACCCTAATGAGTCACTCCGCTCCCTGAGTGTGAAGAACTGGGACAGCGTGAGGGAGTGGCTGAAGGAGCAGATGCCTGGGCAAGGCCACAGCAGCCTCAACATCATCGCTGGAGACTTCGTGGGCCTGATTCCCTTCTGCCACCTGATCATCGCTCTGAACAAAAAACTGATCAGTTCCCAGTCATGGTGA
- the plcxd1 gene encoding PI-PLC X domain-containing protein 1 codes for MSSVVLSEVCEVPLKDLPLDNWMAHLPNALWDIPLCNLSIPGSHNAITYCLDKNDRSPVDLTQPDVLQKLDKYMKPLIRPFVYKWAIAQECTVTEQLDGGVRYCDLRIAHRPNDSSTDLYFYHGVYTAITVETVLKEIRDWLDAHPREVVILSFSHFLGLSQELHTMLISTIKNVFAAKLCPKSEPVTLRNLWSRGFQLIISYEHNVTNCHSDLWSHIPYWWANKCKAEALIEEFERRKQNGRPGGFFVTGINLTEDLKYICSHPTESLKDMVMSTYPVLLSWLKEQRPGSNTGSINIIAGDFVTESQFVPTVIALNEKLLKRTS; via the exons ATGTCCTCAGTGGTTTTGTCAGAAGTCTGTGAGGTGCCACTCAAAGACCTGCCCTTGGACAACTGGATGGCACATCTACCCAATGCATTGTGGGACATACCACTCTGTAATCTATCCATCCCAG GGAGTCATAATGCAATAACATACTGTCTTGATAAGAATGACCGGTCCCCAGTGGATCTTACCCAGCCAGACGTTCTACAGAAGCTGGACAAGTACATGAAACCTCTGATTCGACCTTTTGTTTACAAATGGGCAATTGCGCAG GAGTGCACTGTGACGGAGCAGCTTGATGGTGGAGTCAGGTACTGTGACCTCAGAATAGCCCATCGACCCAACGACAGCTCCACCGACCTGTACTTCTACCATGGAGTATACACTGCCATTACAGTAGAG ACGGTGCTGAAGGAGATCAGGGACTGGCTGGATGCTCACCCACGAGAAGTCGTCATCTTGTCCTTCAGTCACTTCCTGGGTCTGAGCCAGGAGCTCCACACCATGCTCATCTCTACAATCAAGAATGTATTTGCCGCAAAGCTGTGTCCAAAATCG GAGCCAGTGACCCTGCGCAACCTATGGAGTCGAGGATTTCAGCTCATCATCTCTTACGAGCACAATGTAACCAACTGCCACAGTGACCTGTGGTCCCATATCCCGTACTGGTGGGCCAACAAGTGCAAAGCTGAAGCGCTGATAGAAGAGTTCGAACGACGGAAGCAGAACGGCAGGCCAG GTGGGTTCTTTGTCACGGGTATCAATCTCACCGAGGACCTGAAGTATATCTGTTCCCATCCCACTGAATCTCTGAAGGACATGGTCATGTCCACCTACCCAGTGCTGCTGTCCTGGCTGAAGGAGCAGAGACCAGGATCCAACACGGGCTCAATCAACATCATCGCAGGGGACTTTGTGACTGAGAGCCAGTTTGTTCCAACCGTCATTGCACTGAATGAGAAGCTACTGAAACGAACCTCGTAA